One Kitasatospora sp. MAP12-44 DNA segment encodes these proteins:
- a CDS encoding FtsQ-type POTRA domain-containing protein, whose protein sequence is MVDEPLDDDEEYHEPRLRLSRRGILVLSGFGAAVVGVLCWVVFFSSLMDVQLVAVQGLNSDKLTVDQVRAAIGPMQHGPLAEVDLDAVKRRVQGIPRVAKVEVWRGWPHTLRVKVIERQPVAAVKEADGRFTQVDASGVSFATEATPPPGVPVVQLQLSRPAQDALGVFPQAELVQGAVQVAAGLPAEVAGRAGSLQVRSYDDIELQLNGGAVVRWGSPELTARKAKVLLALLHQKATTYDVSAPDAPAISG, encoded by the coding sequence GTGGTTGACGAGCCGCTGGACGACGACGAGGAGTACCACGAGCCCCGGCTGCGCCTGTCGCGGCGCGGGATCCTGGTGCTCAGCGGCTTCGGCGCGGCGGTGGTCGGGGTGCTCTGCTGGGTGGTCTTCTTCTCGTCGCTCATGGATGTGCAGTTGGTCGCGGTGCAGGGGCTGAACAGCGACAAGCTGACCGTCGACCAGGTGCGCGCCGCCATAGGGCCGATGCAGCACGGACCGCTGGCCGAGGTCGACCTGGACGCGGTCAAGCGCCGCGTCCAGGGCATCCCCCGGGTGGCCAAGGTCGAGGTCTGGCGGGGCTGGCCGCACACCCTTCGGGTGAAGGTCATCGAGCGCCAGCCGGTCGCCGCCGTCAAGGAGGCGGACGGCCGGTTCACCCAGGTCGACGCGAGCGGGGTGAGCTTCGCCACCGAGGCGACCCCGCCGCCGGGCGTTCCGGTGGTCCAGCTCCAGCTCAGCCGCCCCGCGCAGGACGCTCTGGGGGTCTTCCCGCAGGCCGAGCTGGTCCAGGGCGCCGTCCAGGTGGCGGCCGGACTGCCGGCCGAGGTGGCCGGCCGGGCCGGTTCGCTGCAGGTTCGTTCGTATGACGACATCGAACTCCAGCTGAACGGCGGGGCCGTGGTGCGCTGGGGGAGTCCGGAGCTGACCGCGCGCAAGGCGAAGGTACTGCTCGCTCTGCTGCACCAGAAGGCCACGACCTACGACGTCAGCGCCCCTGATGCGCCGGCGATCTCGGGCTGA
- the murF gene encoding UDP-N-acetylmuramoyl-tripeptide--D-alanyl-D-alanine ligase → MIALTLAEVAAATGGRLADVTDPQTLVTAPVVIDSRQVRPGALFAAFAGEHVDGHDYAERAIAAGAVAVLAERPVGVPAVLVEDAQVALGLLARAVAERAKAVRTVALTGSAGKTSTKDLIAQLLERIGPTVWTEGSLNNELGLPQTVTRVEEGTRHLVLEMGARHKGDIAYLTGLVRPQIGLVLNVGTAHLGEFGSKQGIAEAKGELVESLAEDGVAVLNADDPLVRAMRTRTKARVVLFGESRDADVRATDVRLDATGRPSFTLTTPAGSAPVQLRLYGEHHVSNALAAAAVAMELGLSVDDTAAALGEAGALSRWRMEVVDRADGVTVVNDAYNANPESMRAALRALVTIGGRGPERRRTWAVLGEMRELGEESLDEHDAIGRLAVRLDVTKLVAVGGREAACMELGARNEGSWGEESVLVSDGDAAVELLRGQLRPGDVVLVKASRSVGLEKVAAALLADGAAQ, encoded by the coding sequence GGCGGCCGACTGGCCGATGTGACGGACCCGCAGACCCTGGTCACCGCGCCGGTGGTGATCGACTCCCGGCAGGTGCGGCCCGGCGCGCTGTTCGCCGCCTTCGCCGGCGAGCACGTGGACGGCCACGACTACGCCGAGCGCGCGATCGCCGCCGGCGCCGTCGCGGTGCTGGCCGAGCGCCCGGTCGGGGTGCCGGCGGTGCTGGTCGAGGACGCCCAGGTGGCGCTCGGCCTGTTGGCCCGCGCGGTGGCTGAGCGAGCCAAGGCCGTCCGCACGGTGGCGCTGACCGGCTCGGCCGGCAAGACCAGCACCAAGGACCTGATCGCCCAGCTGCTGGAGCGGATCGGCCCGACGGTCTGGACCGAGGGCTCGCTCAACAACGAGCTCGGCCTGCCGCAGACCGTCACCCGGGTCGAGGAGGGCACCCGTCACCTGGTGCTGGAGATGGGCGCCCGGCACAAGGGCGACATCGCCTATCTGACCGGCCTGGTCCGCCCGCAGATCGGCCTGGTGCTCAATGTCGGCACCGCGCACCTGGGCGAGTTCGGCTCCAAGCAGGGCATCGCCGAGGCCAAGGGCGAGCTGGTGGAGTCGCTGGCCGAGGACGGCGTCGCGGTGCTCAACGCGGACGACCCGCTGGTGCGGGCCATGCGTACGCGCACCAAGGCCCGCGTGGTGCTCTTCGGCGAAAGCCGGGACGCCGACGTACGGGCGACTGATGTTCGCCTGGACGCCACCGGCCGGCCGTCGTTCACGCTGACCACCCCGGCCGGTTCCGCACCGGTACAACTGCGCCTGTACGGTGAGCACCACGTCTCGAACGCACTCGCCGCCGCCGCGGTGGCGATGGAGCTCGGGCTGTCCGTCGACGACACCGCCGCCGCCCTGGGCGAGGCGGGTGCGCTGTCCCGCTGGCGCATGGAGGTCGTCGACCGGGCCGACGGTGTGACCGTCGTCAACGACGCCTACAACGCGAACCCGGAGTCCATGCGGGCCGCGCTGCGGGCCCTGGTGACGATCGGTGGCCGTGGTCCGGAGCGCCGCCGCACCTGGGCGGTGCTCGGCGAGATGCGGGAGCTCGGCGAGGAGAGCCTCGACGAGCACGACGCCATCGGGCGGCTCGCCGTTCGACTCGACGTCACCAAGCTGGTGGCGGTGGGTGGGCGCGAGGCGGCCTGTATGGAACTCGGCGCGAGGAACGAAGGTTCGTGGGGTGAGGAGTCGGTGCTGGTGTCCGACGGGGACGCGGCGGTCGAACTGCTGCGCGGTCAACTGCGGCCAGGGGACGTGGTGCTGGTGAAGGCCAGCCGTTCGGTGGGCCTGGAGAAGGTCGCCGCAGCCCTGCTCGCCGATGGGGCCGCCCAGTGA
- the mraY gene encoding phospho-N-acetylmuramoyl-pentapeptide-transferase, with protein sequence MKQILYSGMIGLVLSLFGTPALIRILAKNGYGQMIRDDGPKAHHSKRGTPTMGGIAFILATLVAYAATKVITGEQPRASGLLVLFLMSGLGLVGFLDDYIKVVKQRSLGLRAKAKLLGQSFVGLAFAILSLQFHDTRGLTPASTSLSFIQDFSWKIGPVLFVMWAYFMIAGMSNGVNLTDGLDGLATGASVMVFGAYVFIGVWQYGQSCSIAARATANCFEVRDPLDLAVVASALMGSCFGFLWWNTSPAKIFMGDTGSLALGGALAGLAICSRTELLLPLLGGLFVIITLSVIIQVGSFRMTGKRVFKMAPLQHHFELKGWSEVLIVVRFWIIQGLCVAVGLGLFYAGWVNG encoded by the coding sequence GTGAAGCAGATCCTCTACTCCGGCATGATCGGCCTGGTGCTGTCGCTGTTCGGCACCCCGGCGCTGATCCGCATCCTGGCCAAGAACGGCTACGGCCAGATGATCCGCGACGACGGTCCCAAGGCGCACCACAGCAAGCGCGGTACGCCGACGATGGGTGGCATCGCCTTCATCCTGGCGACGCTGGTGGCCTACGCCGCGACCAAGGTGATAACGGGTGAACAGCCCCGGGCCTCCGGCCTGCTGGTGCTGTTCCTGATGTCCGGTCTCGGTCTGGTCGGCTTCCTGGACGACTACATCAAGGTCGTCAAGCAGCGCTCGCTGGGTCTGCGGGCCAAGGCGAAGCTGCTCGGGCAGTCCTTTGTCGGCCTGGCCTTCGCGATCCTCTCGCTGCAGTTCCACGACACCCGCGGACTCACCCCGGCCTCCACCAGCCTGTCGTTCATCCAGGACTTCAGCTGGAAGATCGGCCCGGTGCTGTTCGTCATGTGGGCCTATTTCATGATCGCCGGTATGTCCAACGGTGTGAACCTCACGGACGGTCTGGACGGTCTGGCCACCGGCGCCTCCGTGATGGTCTTCGGCGCCTACGTCTTCATCGGCGTCTGGCAGTACGGCCAGAGCTGCTCGATCGCGGCCCGGGCCACCGCCAACTGCTTCGAAGTGCGTGACCCGCTGGACCTGGCGGTGGTCGCCTCGGCGCTGATGGGCTCCTGCTTCGGCTTCCTGTGGTGGAACACCTCGCCCGCCAAGATCTTCATGGGCGACACCGGCTCGCTGGCCCTGGGCGGCGCGCTGGCCGGTCTGGCGATCTGCTCGCGCACCGAGCTGCTGCTGCCGCTGCTCGGCGGCCTCTTCGTGATCATCACCCTCTCGGTGATCATCCAGGTCGGCTCGTTCCGGATGACCGGCAAGCGGGTCTTCAAGATGGCACCACTGCAGCACCACTTCGAACTCAAGGGCTGGAGCGAAGTCCTGATCGTGGTCCGGTTCTGGATCATCCAGGGCCTGTGCGTCGCGGTCGGCCTCGGCCTCTTCTACGCGGGATGGGTGAACGGATGA
- the ftsW gene encoding putative lipid II flippase FtsW, whose amino-acid sequence MAGQGKTEAAAPPERGPSRLSFISATTTTFKSEGPVGRLRALRERIRYTLGRPLTPYYLILGSTALLVVLGLVMVFSSSNITAIRQGLPGLFYFRKQLVAVLIGAVLLIAAARVPVAVHRVLAYPVMLGAMAAMVLVAIPGIGMEVNGNQNWLNFGFFQVQPSEFAKLALVLWGADLLARKEKARTLNQWKHLLIPLVPGVLLLLLLIMIGGDMGTSMILVGMVFALLWMVGAPLRLFVATLGIAVVACTALIITVPHRLDRLACIGTTKPVPGHDCFQALHGLYAFGLGGPFGSGLGAGFEKWGQLPEAHTDFIFAATGEELGLVGTLSVIGLFAALGYAGIRVAIGTKDSFVRYAAGAATTWIMAQAMINLGSALGLLPIAGVPLPLFSYGGSAMLSAMCALGMLLCFARSLPGAKAALAARSSKSRFRTGLRRVLPRRRTTARPAGRPPRRER is encoded by the coding sequence GTGGCGGGTCAGGGCAAGACGGAGGCGGCCGCGCCACCGGAGCGCGGCCCCTCCCGGTTGTCGTTCATCTCGGCGACCACCACGACCTTCAAGTCCGAGGGGCCGGTCGGGCGGCTGCGCGCGCTGCGCGAGCGGATCCGCTACACGCTGGGCCGGCCGCTGACGCCGTACTACCTGATCCTCGGCTCCACCGCGCTGCTGGTGGTGCTCGGCCTGGTGATGGTCTTCTCGTCCTCGAACATCACCGCGATCCGGCAGGGCCTGCCGGGTCTCTTCTACTTCCGCAAGCAGCTGGTCGCGGTGCTGATCGGCGCGGTGCTGCTGATCGCGGCGGCCCGGGTGCCGGTCGCGGTGCACCGGGTGCTGGCCTACCCGGTGATGCTGGGGGCGATGGCCGCGATGGTGCTGGTCGCCATCCCGGGCATCGGTATGGAGGTCAACGGCAACCAGAACTGGCTGAACTTCGGTTTCTTCCAGGTCCAGCCCTCGGAGTTCGCCAAGCTCGCGCTGGTGCTCTGGGGGGCCGACCTGCTGGCCCGCAAGGAGAAGGCCAGGACGCTCAACCAGTGGAAGCACCTGCTGATCCCGCTGGTGCCCGGCGTGCTGCTACTGCTCCTGCTGATCATGATCGGCGGGGACATGGGCACCTCGATGATCCTGGTCGGCATGGTCTTCGCGCTGCTCTGGATGGTCGGCGCGCCCCTGCGGCTCTTCGTCGCGACCCTGGGCATCGCGGTGGTGGCCTGCACCGCGCTGATCATCACCGTGCCGCACCGCCTGGACCGGCTCGCCTGCATCGGAACCACCAAGCCGGTGCCGGGACACGACTGCTTCCAGGCCCTGCACGGCCTGTACGCCTTCGGCCTGGGCGGTCCCTTCGGGTCCGGACTGGGTGCCGGCTTCGAGAAATGGGGCCAGCTGCCGGAGGCGCACACCGACTTCATCTTCGCCGCCACCGGCGAGGAACTCGGTCTGGTGGGGACGCTGTCGGTCATCGGTCTCTTCGCGGCACTAGGGTATGCGGGTATCCGAGTGGCCATCGGCACGAAGGACTCCTTCGTCAGGTATGCCGCGGGAGCCGCCACCACGTGGATCATGGCGCAGGCCATGATCAACCTGGGGTCGGCACTGGGACTGCTGCCCATCGCGGGCGTACCCCTGCCGCTGTTCTCCTACGGGGGATCCGCCATGCTGTCGGCCATGTGCGCTTTGGGCATGCTGCTCTGCTTCGCTCGCAGCCTGCCCGGGGCAAAGGCGGCCCTGGCCGCCCGGAGCTCGAAGTCCCGGTTCAGGACAGGTCTGCGCCGGGTGCTGCCACGACGACGAACCACAGCGCGCCCGGCCGGCCGGCCGCCGCGCAGGGAGCGGTGA
- the murG gene encoding undecaprenyldiphospho-muramoylpentapeptide beta-N-acetylglucosaminyltransferase: MHVVLAGGGTAGHIEPAMALADALRRHDPSIGITALGTERGLETRLVPERGYHLELIPAVPLPRKPTPELITVPGRLRGTVRAAQEIIERVKADAVVGFGGYVAMPAYLAAKRAGVPIVVHEANARPGLANKIGARYSDFVAVSTPDSKLRDSRYIGIPLRRTIATLDRNAVRPEARAYFGLDQRLPTLLVSGGSQGARRLNETIQAIAPRLQQYGVQILHAVGPKNELPQIDDIPGMPPYRALPYVDRMDLAYAAADLMLCRAGAMTVAELAAVGLPAAFVPLPIGNGEQRLNAQPMVKAGGGLLVDDADLSTDWVLRNVLPVLTDPQKLWDMSRAAAEFGRRDADDLLVGMVYEAIDAARGGRRRG, encoded by the coding sequence GTGCATGTCGTACTCGCCGGCGGAGGCACCGCCGGACACATCGAGCCCGCAATGGCTCTCGCGGACGCGCTGCGCAGGCACGACCCCAGCATCGGCATCACCGCGCTCGGAACCGAGCGCGGCCTGGAGACCCGGTTGGTGCCCGAGCGGGGCTACCACCTGGAGCTGATCCCGGCCGTGCCGCTGCCGCGCAAGCCGACCCCCGAGCTGATCACCGTCCCCGGGCGGCTGCGCGGGACCGTCCGGGCCGCGCAGGAGATCATCGAGCGGGTCAAGGCGGACGCGGTGGTCGGCTTCGGCGGCTACGTCGCGATGCCGGCCTACCTGGCCGCCAAGCGCGCCGGGGTCCCGATCGTGGTCCACGAGGCCAACGCCCGTCCGGGCCTGGCCAACAAGATCGGCGCCCGCTACAGCGACTTCGTCGCGGTCTCCACCCCGGACAGCAAGCTGCGGGACTCGCGCTACATCGGCATCCCGCTGCGCCGCACCATCGCCACCCTGGACCGCAACGCGGTCCGCCCCGAGGCCCGCGCCTACTTCGGCCTGGACCAGCGGCTGCCCACCCTGCTGGTCTCCGGCGGTTCGCAGGGCGCCCGCCGGCTGAACGAGACCATCCAGGCGATCGCCCCGCGCCTGCAGCAGTACGGCGTGCAGATCCTGCACGCGGTCGGCCCCAAGAACGAGCTGCCGCAGATCGACGACATCCCCGGGATGCCGCCCTACCGCGCGCTGCCCTACGTGGACCGGATGGACCTCGCCTACGCCGCGGCCGACCTGATGCTCTGCCGGGCCGGCGCCATGACGGTCGCCGAGCTGGCCGCCGTCGGCCTGCCCGCCGCGTTCGTCCCGCTGCCGATCGGCAACGGCGAGCAGCGGCTGAACGCCCAGCCGATGGTCAAGGCGGGCGGTGGCCTGCTGGTCGACGACGCCGACCTGAGCACCGACTGGGTGCTGCGCAACGTCCTGCCGGTGCTCACCGACCCGCAGAAGCTCTGGGACATGAGCCGTGCCGCCGCCGAGTTCGGCCGCCGCGACGCGGACGACCTGCTGGTCGGCATGGTCTACGAGGCGATCGACGCGGCAAGGGGCGGCCGTCGTCGTGGTTGA
- the murD gene encoding UDP-N-acetylmuramoyl-L-alanine--D-glutamate ligase gives MTSPDWAGLPVTVAGLGVSGISAARVLRDLGARVTVVDGGDGPALRARAEQLTGVEVRLGDADSLPAGTRLVVTSPGWPPSSPLFTAAAEAGVEIWGDVELAWRLRRPLAATGEPAPWLAVTGTNGKTTTVQMLASILTAAGRRTAAVGNVGVSVLDAVLAEEPYDVLAVELSSYQLHWAPSLRPHSAAVLNVAPDHLDWHGSMEAYAADKGRIYQGNQVACVYNLADPATEALVREADVEEGCRAIGFGLGAPGLSQFGLVDDLLVDRAFVPDRQTSAAEIGSVQDVNPPAPHNLANALAAAALARAYGVDAKAVREGLRAFRPDAHRIAHVAEVDQVVYVDDSKATNPHAAAASLAAYQPVVWIAGGLAKGAEFEELVQGAATRLRAAVLIGEDRALIRRALARHAPDVPVFEAAAGQTGAVAMAEAVRTAAGLARPGDTVLLAPACASMDMFTNYGERGDLFAAAVRELTG, from the coding sequence ATGACCTCGCCCGACTGGGCCGGCCTGCCGGTCACCGTGGCCGGCCTCGGCGTCTCGGGGATCAGCGCGGCCAGGGTGCTGCGCGACCTCGGCGCCCGGGTCACCGTGGTGGACGGCGGCGACGGCCCGGCCCTGCGGGCCCGCGCCGAGCAGCTGACCGGCGTCGAGGTCCGCCTCGGCGACGCGGACTCCCTGCCCGCCGGCACCCGACTGGTCGTCACCTCGCCCGGCTGGCCGCCGAGCAGCCCGCTCTTCACGGCCGCCGCCGAGGCGGGCGTGGAGATCTGGGGCGACGTCGAGCTGGCCTGGCGGCTGCGCCGGCCGCTGGCCGCCACCGGTGAGCCGGCCCCCTGGCTGGCCGTCACCGGCACCAACGGCAAGACCACCACCGTCCAGATGCTCGCCTCGATCCTCACCGCGGCCGGCCGGCGCACCGCCGCCGTCGGCAACGTGGGCGTCTCGGTGCTGGACGCGGTGCTCGCCGAGGAGCCGTACGACGTGCTCGCCGTCGAGCTCTCCAGCTACCAGCTGCACTGGGCGCCGAGCCTGCGCCCGCACTCGGCCGCGGTGCTGAACGTGGCGCCCGACCACCTGGACTGGCACGGCTCGATGGAGGCGTACGCCGCCGACAAGGGCCGGATCTACCAGGGCAACCAGGTGGCCTGCGTCTACAACCTGGCCGACCCGGCCACCGAGGCACTGGTCCGCGAGGCCGACGTCGAGGAGGGCTGCCGGGCGATCGGCTTCGGCCTCGGCGCGCCCGGCCTCTCGCAGTTCGGCCTGGTGGACGACCTGCTGGTGGACCGCGCCTTCGTGCCCGACCGGCAGACCAGCGCCGCCGAGATCGGCTCGGTCCAGGACGTCAACCCGCCCGCTCCGCACAACCTCGCCAACGCGCTGGCCGCGGCCGCCCTGGCCCGCGCCTACGGGGTGGACGCCAAGGCCGTCCGGGAGGGCCTGCGGGCCTTCCGCCCGGACGCGCACCGGATCGCCCACGTCGCCGAGGTCGACCAGGTGGTCTACGTCGACGACTCCAAGGCCACCAACCCGCACGCGGCGGCCGCCTCGCTGGCGGCCTACCAGCCGGTGGTGTGGATCGCCGGCGGGCTCGCCAAGGGCGCGGAGTTCGAGGAGCTGGTGCAGGGCGCGGCGACCCGGTTGCGGGCCGCCGTACTGATCGGCGAGGACCGCGCGCTGATCCGCCGGGCGCTGGCGCGACACGCTCCCGATGTCCCGGTGTTCGAAGCGGCCGCGGGCCAGACTGGCGCGGTGGCGATGGCCGAGGCGGTGCGAACGGCGGCCGGCCTGGCCCGACCGGGTGACACCGTCCTGCTCGCCCCGGCCTGTGCGTCGATGGACATGTTCACCAACTACGGCGAACGCGGTGATCTCTTCGCCGCGGCGGTACGGGAACTGACGGGCTGA